In one window of Ostrinia nubilalis chromosome 21, ilOstNubi1.1, whole genome shotgun sequence DNA:
- the LOC135082010 gene encoding trypsin, alkaline A-like, with translation MTSGFVLVCFGIVFLNGVDTQFYRVVGGLPTTIDQYPIITQLLLDVWGTQNFIQHCAGVILTTRHVISTAHCFQFSPNTGLNYSQPKYWKIRVGSSYRTRGGSLYNLKTIIPHEAFDKNFYTNDIAVLVLSKQIKLNSNVKQSTIIRPNVEVKPYSLCTLVGWGTEEVGGPQPNQLHHTAILTVDQTVCRDRYSTINAVIADSMMCAGRLDVGGIDGCFGDSGGPLIYRGIVVGLVSFGYSCGDPYFPGVYTKLSKYTNWIVKTVAANKT, from the exons TGGACACGCAATTCTACAGAGTGGTCGGTGGTTTGCCGACCACAATCGACCAGTACCCCATCATAACTCAACTCCTGCTGGACGTGTGGGGCACTCAGAACTTCATCCAGCACTGCGCTGGTGTTATACTGACTACGCGCCACGTGATATCCACTGCTCATTGCTTCCAGTTTAGCCCTAATACTGGTTTAaa ctACAGTCAACCCAAGTACTGGAAAATACGTGTGGGGTCCTCATACCGCACGAGAGGAGGTTCTCTGTACAACCTGAAGACAATCATTCCTCACGAGGCTTTCGATAAAAATTTCTACACCAACGATATTGCAGTGCTGGTGTTGTCTAAgcagataaaattaaattcaaatgttAAACAGAGCACGATAATAAGACCTAACGTGGAAGTCAAACCTTATTCGCTCTGCACTTTAGTGGGGTGGGGAACTGAAGAG GTTGGTGGACCGCAACCTAACCAACTGCACCATACTGCAATACTGACGGTAGATCAAACCGTTTGCAGAGATCGTTATAGTACAATCAATGCAGTCATAGCCGACAGCATGATGTGCGCTGGACGTCTCGACGTAGGCGGTATCGACGGATGCTTTGGTGATTCGGGAGGACCTCTCATATACCGAGGAATAGTCGTGGGCCTTGTATCTTTTGGGTACTCCTGTGGAGACCCTTACTTCCCCGGTGTCTACACAAAACTATCAAAATATACCAATTGGATTGTAAAAACTGTTGCGGCTAATAAAACTTAA